A stretch of the Paenibacillus dendritiformis genome encodes the following:
- a CDS encoding non-ribosomal peptide synthetase — translation MKSLFEKEERYWSGKFDADDCLSFLPYSQSSKLSADGEAAAEPGLLHRTLPSELSERIIRLANGSDLALYMIVLAGVKSLLFKYTGQDQVLVGMPSYSADPDGTPPPHDILVIKTAVSHQTTLKTLLGGIKASIGEALEHQHLPFPKMVEPLHLDYTGDGLPVVNTVASFAPIHPVPLGNRVAADTVFQFDRQNHSIELEISFDGQRYERAFVEQAADHLVRLLSLLLFQPDLELGQADVLSPDERETLLKRFNDTETGFERGKTIHGLFEEQAELYPDHVAAVMNERQLTYRELNERSNRLARKLRETGVEADQLVAILAERSLDMVVGILAILKAGGAYVPVDPDYPEERIRFMIEDSGAPLLLIQKHLHEKTDFAGTRLELDDFVWGDRGADSEGALDALNLEPISGPGNLAYVIYTSGTTGRPKGTLIEHKNVVRLLFNEKNLFDFGPSDTWTLFHSFCFDFSVWEMYGALLYGGKLVIVPPLTAKNPADFLALLGREQVTILNQTPTYFYQLLREVLADHPYDLRIRNVIFGGEALSPLLLKGFKTKYPETKLINMYGITETTVHVTYKEITRVEMEAAKSNIGKPIPTLKVYVLDENRRPVPIGVAGEMYVAGEGLARGYLNRPDLTAEKFVDSPFAEGEKLYRSGDLGAWLPDGNIEYLGRIDHQVKIRGYRIELDEIETQLLNVEGVEEAVVLARDDANGHKQLVAYYVAETRLAAHELKEELAKQLPGYMLPSHLVQLSRMPLTPNGKIDRKALPAPEEAAVRGAEYVAPRTLLEMKIARVWQDTLGVPQVGVKDNFFELGGNSLSLMRLVQAVYDETGIEIPLNRQFHHVTVEAMAFGEGDLGLDKGGDSFIKLNKAGDLNVFCFPPGSGFGIGYRELASRLDGQFLLYGIDFIDDAADYEVMLNRYVDEIVRIQPEGPYVLLGYCFGGNLTFEVAKTMEKRGYSVTDVLMVDSWIKDTLTPPETSEKELEEMLADFDEEEKELMSNPLVRERVHQKVKATLAYEAQLINSGTVPARIYELIAKDSEAFRLEHQLPSWRGATTQAYADYRLEGAHEELLELARVDETAVVIRDILEQVKRQIEAEAGVLHGS, via the coding sequence ATGAAATCTTTATTTGAAAAGGAAGAACGGTATTGGAGCGGCAAGTTTGACGCCGATGACTGCCTGAGCTTCCTTCCCTACAGTCAATCCTCCAAATTATCCGCCGACGGGGAAGCTGCGGCCGAGCCGGGCTTGCTTCACCGTACTCTGCCGAGCGAACTCTCGGAGAGAATCATTCGCCTCGCCAACGGTTCGGATTTGGCTTTGTACATGATTGTTTTGGCAGGAGTAAAAAGCCTGCTGTTCAAATATACCGGGCAGGACCAAGTGCTGGTCGGCATGCCTTCTTATAGCGCAGACCCCGACGGGACTCCGCCGCCGCATGACATCTTGGTGATCAAGACGGCCGTAAGCCATCAGACTACGCTGAAAACGCTGCTCGGGGGCATCAAAGCTTCCATCGGCGAGGCGCTGGAGCATCAGCATCTGCCTTTTCCAAAAATGGTGGAGCCGCTCCATCTGGACTATACGGGGGACGGCCTCCCGGTCGTCAACACCGTCGCATCTTTCGCCCCGATTCATCCGGTACCGCTGGGTAACCGGGTGGCGGCCGATACGGTTTTTCAATTTGACCGCCAAAACCACTCTATCGAGCTGGAAATAAGCTTTGACGGGCAGCGGTACGAGCGGGCATTTGTGGAACAGGCGGCCGACCATCTTGTTCGGCTGCTGTCCTTGCTTTTATTTCAGCCGGATCTGGAGCTTGGACAAGCCGATGTGCTGTCCCCAGACGAGAGGGAGACGCTGCTGAAGCGATTTAATGACACCGAAACCGGGTTCGAGCGGGGGAAAACGATTCACGGCTTGTTCGAAGAGCAGGCGGAGCTTTACCCGGACCACGTGGCCGCCGTCATGAACGAGCGGCAGCTGACCTACCGCGAGCTGAACGAGCGATCCAACCGCCTTGCAAGGAAGCTGCGGGAGACGGGAGTAGAAGCGGACCAGCTGGTAGCGATTCTGGCCGAACGCTCGCTCGATATGGTCGTCGGCATTCTGGCGATTCTCAAAGCGGGCGGAGCCTACGTGCCTGTCGATCCCGACTACCCGGAGGAGCGCATCCGCTTCATGATCGAGGATTCGGGCGCGCCGTTATTGCTGATTCAAAAGCATCTGCACGAGAAGACCGACTTCGCAGGAACGCGCCTCGAATTGGATGATTTCGTTTGGGGCGACAGAGGGGCGGACTCCGAAGGTGCGCTGGACGCTTTGAACCTGGAACCGATTTCCGGACCGGGCAACCTGGCTTATGTCATCTACACGTCGGGAACGACCGGCAGACCGAAAGGAACGCTGATCGAGCATAAGAACGTGGTGCGCCTCCTGTTCAACGAAAAGAACCTGTTCGACTTCGGGCCGTCCGACACGTGGACGCTGTTCCACTCGTTCTGCTTCGATTTCTCCGTCTGGGAAATGTACGGAGCGCTGCTGTACGGAGGCAAGCTGGTCATCGTACCGCCGCTCACGGCGAAAAATCCGGCCGATTTCCTGGCGCTGCTGGGCCGCGAACAGGTCACGATTTTGAACCAGACGCCAACGTACTTCTACCAGCTGCTGCGTGAGGTCTTGGCGGATCATCCGTACGATCTGCGGATTCGCAACGTCATCTTCGGGGGCGAAGCGCTGAGTCCGCTGCTGCTCAAGGGCTTCAAGACGAAGTACCCGGAGACGAAGCTGATCAATATGTACGGCATTACCGAGACGACGGTTCACGTGACGTATAAGGAAATTACGCGGGTCGAAATGGAGGCGGCGAAGAGCAATATCGGCAAGCCGATCCCGACGCTGAAGGTGTACGTCCTGGATGAAAACCGCCGCCCAGTGCCGATCGGCGTAGCGGGCGAAATGTACGTGGCCGGGGAAGGCCTGGCGAGAGGATACCTGAACCGTCCGGATCTGACGGCGGAGAAGTTCGTCGATTCCCCGTTTGCGGAGGGGGAGAAGCTGTACCGCTCGGGCGACTTGGGGGCTTGGCTGCCGGACGGCAACATCGAATACCTGGGCCGGATCGACCATCAGGTGAAAATCCGCGGGTACCGGATCGAGCTGGATGAAATCGAGACACAGCTTCTGAACGTCGAGGGCGTGGAAGAAGCGGTGGTGCTTGCCCGTGACGACGCGAACGGCCATAAGCAGCTTGTCGCTTACTACGTCGCGGAAACGAGGCTGGCGGCGCATGAACTCAAGGAGGAGCTCGCCAAGCAGCTTCCAGGGTATATGCTTCCTTCGCACCTCGTGCAGCTTTCGCGGATGCCGCTGACCCCCAACGGGAAAATCGACCGCAAAGCGCTGCCCGCCCCGGAGGAAGCCGCGGTCAGAGGAGCAGAATATGTAGCGCCGAGAACGCTGCTCGAAATGAAGATCGCCCGCGTCTGGCAGGATACGCTTGGCGTTCCGCAGGTCGGCGTAAAGGATAACTTTTTTGAGTTGGGTGGCAATTCATTAAGTCTGATGAGGCTCGTTCAAGCCGTTTACGATGAAACGGGCATCGAGATACCGCTGAACCGCCAATTCCATCATGTAACGGTTGAAGCCATGGCTTTCGGAGAGGGGGATCTGGGCCTGGATAAAGGGGGAGACTCCTTCATTAAGCTGAATAAAGCAGGAGATCTGAACGTGTTCTGCTTCCCTCCGGGCAGCGGCTTCGGCATCGGTTACCGGGAGCTCGCAAGCAGACTCGACGGCCAGTTTTTGCTCTACGGCATTGATTTTATCGACGATGCCGCCGATTACGAGGTCATGCTGAACCGTTATGTAGACGAGATCGTCCGCATCCAGCCCGAAGGACCTTACGTGCTGCTCGGCTACTGCTTTGGAGGCAATCTCACGTTCGAGGTAGCCAAAACGATGGAGAAAAGAGGGTATTCCGTAACGGACGTGCTCATGGTGGATTCGTGGATTAAGGACACGCTGACGCCTCCCGAAACGTCGGAGAAAGAGCTTGAAGAAATGCTTGCCGATTTCGACGAAGAAGAGAAGGAATTAATGAGCAACCCGCTCGTGCGGGAGCGGGTTCATCAGAAGGTCAAAGCGACTTTGGCGTACGAAGCGCAGCTTATTAACTCCGGCACGGTTCCGGCCCGGATTTACGAGCTGATTGCGAAGGACAGCGAAGCGTTCCGCCTGGAGCACCAATTGCCGTCCTGGCGGGGGGCAACGACGCAAGCTTACGCCGATTACCGGCTGGAGGGCGCGCACGAGGAATTGCTGGAACTCGCGCGCGTGGACGAAACGGCCGTTGTCATCCGGGACATCTTAGAGCAAGTCAAGCGGCAGATCGAAGCGGAGGCCGGGGTACTGCATGGAAGCTGA